CATCTGCAAACGAGTGGACCCTGGCTTCCTCCTGAGCGGGCTGGCCCCTGATCAGAACGCCCTGCCCGAACAGCGAGTCCTCTGTCACCCCCTCGACAAAGACGAGGGCAGCCCTAATGGTATCAGAAGTGGCTTCTCCAGCCCCAGCCCTGCTCTGCCCAGCGTCAGAAGCTTCAGAGACCCAGCCGGTTCCAACAGCAGCTTTGACACCTACCCCTACGGCCTGCCCACTCCCCCTGAGATGTCCCCATTAGATGCCATGGACCACGAGCATGTACCCCCCTCTTATTATTCAACATCTGGTAGCTcctcctgctcttcctcctgCCCAGATGAGCACCACCAGAATCAGACACACATGGGCAGCCCACCCCCTTACCACACTGACTACACTCAGACCCAAATCCACTGTGGGGGCGCACACATAGGTCACATTTCTCACATGTCCCAAACTGGTGGCGCCGGACTGATCCATGGCCCTCCGATGTCTTACTACAGTACCTCATCTTTCCACCAGATTCACCACGGGCTCCACCATGGCCACCTGGGTCAGCTGTCCCCCCCACCAGAGACACAGGGTCACCTGGAGACTCTAGACCAGCTGAGCCAGGCAGAGCTTCTGGGTGAGGTGGACCGCGATGAGTTTGACCAGTACCTGAACTCCACTGGGACTGGGTTCCACCCTGAGCAGGGCAGCAGTATGACCGTTACAGGACACATCCAGGTGGCGTCGGCCGCCACTGCTTCTGCCGCTGCCTGTCCCACTGCCTCTCCCACTGCCTGTCCCAGCAGCACCACAGAAAACAGCCTCATTTCTGTGCTAGCGGACGCAACGGCGGCCTACTACAACAACTATGGCATCTCGTAAGCTTGGTCACAGCACCCGTTACACTTGTGGCTGATCAGAGACACTACAGGGGTTAAAATAGGTGAAGAAATTTGGGATAATTTTGCATTTGGGTGCCAGTAAGGGAAAGATTTCTGTGCTCTCATCTGTAATTTTTAAAATCTCGTATTAGCATCTATGAGCAACATCATCCCACCATGATTAAAACCTGAACTGATTACGGAGCAATGTGATTGTCTGGAGCCGAGGAAAAAACAAAGAGCAATTGGAGGAATATGAAGAAAGGGAGATGGACACCTCAGGGATGCAGACACAAATACTATAGTATGCCACCTCCAGTTGACATGACGTTTCTAAACCAGAAGAACAATCGTAAAGACTTGTTGTCCACTTGTAAATGTCACCAGTTACTGTTGCCACTGCGGCATGTACAGATGCTCTTTAGAAACTAATTTAAGTCCTTTGATGTTTCGCATAAATGCTAACTGTAATGCTATTATCGACGCTTTCCATTCGAATGTTTGTATTCTATGTTCTCACTCTCATTAGCTTGGGAGTCTTACCTCAGTAGTTGTAATTGAATGAGGTTTTAGTTGGACATTTCTTATGCAAATTAACAAAACGGTGTATAATGAAGAAAAAAGGCGTTTATACTTCTTCTCAAGTActtaataatatataatcatAACCTCTACGATGAAAATAATAATGGTAACTATAACTGTATGCTGATTTAGGTTTGTGAAAgacaataatttaaaataaagttcaATTTTTATATTAACGCAGTTGCTACTTAATGTGCCCACAGACAACATACCACAACAAAAGAATTATGGAGTATGAGGTATTGGTAATAACTGATACACTT
This genomic window from Perca flavescens isolate YP-PL-M2 chromosome 18, PFLA_1.0, whole genome shotgun sequence contains:
- the sox7 gene encoding transcription factor SOX-7, whose translation is MAALISAYSSWPESFECPPGDGDVPDGHGPHRTPVDKAPEPRIRRPMNAFMVWAKDERKRLAVQNPDLHNAELSKMLGKSWKALTPPDKRPYVEEAERLRVQHMQDYPNYKYRPRRKKQLKRICKRVDPGFLLSGLAPDQNALPEQRVLCHPLDKDEGSPNGIRSGFSSPSPALPSVRSFRDPAGSNSSFDTYPYGLPTPPEMSPLDAMDHEHVPPSYYSTSGSSSCSSSCPDEHHQNQTHMGSPPPYHTDYTQTQIHCGGAHIGHISHMSQTGGAGLIHGPPMSYYSTSSFHQIHHGLHHGHLGQLSPPPETQGHLETLDQLSQAELLGEVDRDEFDQYLNSTGTGFHPEQGSSMTVTGHIQVASAATASAAACPTASPTACPSSTTENSLISVLADATAAYYNNYGIS